The Gossypium hirsutum isolate 1008001.06 chromosome A13, Gossypium_hirsutum_v2.1, whole genome shotgun sequence nucleotide sequence TCATTTCAagccaaaacatgtatatttcattctcaaacacaaaacatcacattcaacttacTTTGCAGACTTAATCGTTCCTATAATCacattatcaaatcaacccctatacatgccatataaatcaaaaagttgtttaacaaaatctaccggaatAAACCTAGATAGTGTGatccttgatgtagatccgatcctccttatgtatataagtcaatctacaaaacaaataacatacacaagtaagcttatagaagcttagtatgttcataagcataaaaacataaatcttactgaACATTGTATACAAtcatatatcttttaatttaactaattcTTCCTATAAATCACAAAATCATTAATAAGCTCATTTGAATAATTTTCATGTTGCTATTCACGAATTTAACtcctttgggcccatttctcatttacttctATAGTtaaattagggaacaataatggaattgagtgatttattatcacattgccatggtAAACCATGgacttgcacatagtcacatatcacacaccAAAGCCATAGCCCCGCCATGGTATTTCACGGATCACatatcataccgatgccatatcccagatatggtcttatacggaatcacattatcacatcacaccgatgtcatagcccaactatggtcttatatgggaacacgtatcacattgcaccgatgccatagcctagctatggtcttatacggaaacacatatcacatattttctgtcaattcatcatggttataaaatgaaagcactcaaaaccattgttccaactaatttgtacttttagttaaacattatttagtaattaatacaatttgataGTATTCGTCAACAATAAGGTACCTTagcattcatgaaattttcataacaaaacattgaatttagccatatgaacttacctgggctaatttgcaaaagtcgtagaaattcagggactattcttgtaatttctcattttcacgattcacttcgttttcttgatctataattataaaatcattccttcattagcatctatttcaattctattctacttcacaatttatgcccttaaattttcaaaattacactatcaccctaaactttttaatttttacaatttagtccctactcaatttaTTCATAGATTGAGATAATTTCTCTCAAACAACACTTTATCAAGACATTTTAAACTACTTCAAAGCCTTTaacactcaaaatttcatcacaaaactcTAATTCCAACAACTTTCACACTTAGAtcctaaaaattgatttttataaaaatctcttcataaaatcatcatataataaaattaaaacctcaattccatgataaattatcataaaattttagcacttattcatggaaactttcaaaattacctatgaaatcaaaaactaatgaattaaacaagtggacctagttgtaaaagtctcaaaaacacaaaaattacaagaaataatcaagaattgagcttacatgtaGTAAAAACATGAGAGACCAGCTTAAAAgaacccttcaatggtgtttttgctggagaggatgaagaaaactctagatttacctaatatttcatattttacaattaaaattttactctatttccaattttgccccttgttcacacttgatttttatttttcctgcacACTCATGCTGTCAACCCATCTAATTTGGGTCTATTACATTTTAACTCCTTCTATTATAatctcttaagctatttaatcatattttatagttttgtacTTTATTCCATTCaatcttttttcttcaattaactatcaaaatggtaaaatttcttaaagaaactttaatactaacttattaacactccataaatattttttgaaatatttatggctcggtttataaattcgaggtctcgataccttatttttatctcatttagtctataaatttcctttaattcataatttcactaattcaaaaatatttctaaaaccacatttaacttttacttactaatatctaaactcacgtgtcggatttagtgatctcaaatcactattccgTTATCACTAAAATTTAGGCCGTTACAccaagaatgaaaagagatgtggTTGAATATGTGGTtaaatgtttaacttgtcagCGAGTTAAGGCAGAACATTAAGTTCCTACCGGATTACTTCAACCTATTtctattcctgaatggaaatgggattctATCACGACGGATTTTGTAACGAGGTTACCtttatcggcaagtaagaaaaatgctatttatgtgattgttgatcgacttacaaaattggctcattttatagtGGTCAGGACTGATTGGTCACTTTAAAAGCTTGCTGAAGTTTATATTCAATAAATAGTGAGATTGCACGGTGTCCTtatgtcgataatttctgatcgagatctgCGGTTCATTTCAAGATTTTGGAAACAGTTGCATGAATCTCTTGGTACACGGcttaattttagcacagcttttcaccctcagactgaCGAACAATCTAAGcgtgttattcagattttggaagacatgcttcatacttgtgttattgattttgaatcaggttagGAGCGTTACTTGCCTTTGTCCGAATTTgtatacaacaatagtttccaatcaagtattcaaatggctccataTGAATCCTTATATGGTCGAAAGTGTCGATCACCTGTTTGTTGAATAGCACTGAGTGAAAGAAGAATAATTAGGCcaaaattaattcaagaaacagaataattgttaagaaaatttgagATAGATTGAAGGCAGCTTTAGAcagacagaaatcatatgtagatttgaaacgtCGAGATATTGAATATTCTGTTGGAGataaattatttcttaaaatttcactttggaagaaaattttgagatttggtcgaaaaggaaaattgagtccttgatttattggaccgtatgataTCACGGAAAGAGTGGGACCAATTGCATATCGTTTAGCTTTGCCTGCGCAATTGCAGAAAATACATGATGGTTATCACGTTTCAATGCTTAGAAGATATCGATCGGACCCATCTCATTTTATTTCGACAGAGGATATTGAAATTCAACTTGATTTGTTGTACGAAAAAGAACCAGTTGAAATTTTGGcacgagaagtgaaagaattgaGTAATAAGCGAGtttcgttagtgaaagtgttatggcgtAGTCATAGTCATAGTGTTGAGGAAGTGACTTGGGAACCGAAAGAAACTATGAGATCTCAGTACCCCCACcttttttcaggtaaatttcgaggacgaaatttattaaggggggagaattgtaatgactCGATAGTCACGGGTGTAAGAAACTGTATTTTCGAGACTCCGTTACTCTAAATcggacttgtaaatatttttagctagttgtgtagttaattaggttttggttaagtgaatttgcataaattaagagtaattaggtaaaaggactaaattgcatataaagTGAAAGTTgatttatagattaaagaaaaattttaaatgactaaataagcaattatgTCATTGCTTCTTTATGAGGCGGCATAAGGTAGATTATTTctgaatttattatatatattataaaagaaaccttaagtgtcaagtatatatattatattatataataatatattaatgtgtaataaaacaaaataataaaagagtgaattaaaaagaaagaaagcaaaacgaaatcgaaagaaaaaaaaggaaagaaaatgagaaagaatGAGACGAAGGGCTTTAGGGTTTCAAAAGCtttcaagttcaattggttagtcaatttagtcccttttttcttgtaatttttatgtttttggaatcccggtgttAAATACTACCCAACCCATGCCAAAATTTtcgaaattattgagtttttatgtgtttttaatgttgaataattttagtattagggattaaattgatagatttttaagctagaaatgaaaaaggattaaattgtagaacaaatagtaaattttgtgtaatagggactaaattgtggaaATTTTGACATTTAGAAATTTATGTGGAAATAGGgagttgaatttagtctaaagtggaatttgcatgaaaataaagaattaagtatgaagaataaaaattagtctcggtaataaaatttagtctcggtttagggactaaattggaatttaggcaaatattgagtaaaaattaaaatacttaatatGAAATCGAAttatgttgtattgatgaattttaattgttttaatttcgtagctaacgttGTATCGGAATCTTCgtctaaaaagggaaaagataaagtcaacgaggaatagctcgaaatttctagtttgtatttctataatccgaacttagttgttaattgttataattcaatttaatgtatatggtaagtgttgaggtgagtaattaatattttgataatttattgaaatggattgaatagataagtacatattgaatgtattgattattgaattgaaatgattatatgtgattatatgaaaaattagtattggatattggttgtatttggaaagtgaattggaatcctattaactgtattgggctaagtcggatatagatggcatgccataggattggaagagttcagggatttcttcaacttcgagtcaatgagacactgggtgtcaatttatttcTTCGGATTTATTCGATAAGGAactaggtgccaatttacttcggtttaaccgataagacattgggtgtcaatttactactttggattatccgatgaggcactaggtgccaaactggtgtgtggttggattcgtgtatccgtccgagtccgagcTGTGTTAATAgggataattaaataaaacgatACTATGATTGATATGGAATGAATAATATTATTGATTAAAtgatatatggattgaattgtaaaaagctattatatagcaagtgatgagaattgagtatggcatgaaatgatgtattcataaattgAGTATTGAATGACTAATGTCATTGTACAAATAAATATGGTTTGATATGTGTATTGAGATATTATGTAACAAGTGAAATATGATAATGTATAATAGTTATGATACTAGACAGTAATATGTGTTTAGTACTCAATTgtacatattatattatcttttgtctttaaatattcgaATTATATAAATACCATTGaattttactcagcgtacggttttgttttccgtgcgcaggttaagtacttAATTTTGATTGCCAATTCAGCTCCAACAGCGATCctgaactcaaatgtggtgatgtttatcatTTTGAaatgtgtcggcatgtacctagggtgtctaagtaatagttattttgtgaatTGTTTATAAATGAGGTTATAAATATAATGttagtttggtatatatatacacatgtgaaattaagttaatatttaagtGTTCATGAATTAggcaaaataaattggattaggcatggtttaaaatgatgatttgaatgatgttttaatgatatgaaatgatgatataattgtggtacctatgagggtacattggttaggcacctagtaTGTTTGTTTGATATGATTTAGAtgtatttgattatgttttgaattgattAAACGAATGATTTTTGAGTTGTTTATTGTCCAAGCTTGCAggtaatggtaaacttgttgtttaaagtacattttgagtccacacggccagacTCACGGAGTGTGACTAGGCTGTATGAGACACACAGCTATCACACAGGCGTCCGAGGCCATTTAGAAAggacacacggtctggcacacgggcgtgtggttcggccgtgtgacccaagtcagagaattATATCGGTATAGACACGAGCTggaacacagccgtgtgtccctacttcgaatgcccacacggtctaagacacgggcgtgtctcctagccgtgtgagccacacggcctgaccacacagccgtgtgaaccctgcagctttgaaaatttttaatattttttgaaaaaattctctGAGGTTCAGAAttagtcccaatttgtttctaatgagtattttgggcctcgagggctcgaataagggacattatgtatgagtttaattggtttttgacctgaatataatatgataagaaatgtttgtaatttttatatgtttgatCGATAAGCTTCAGTAATACTCCGAaatcctattctggcgacggatggttaggggtgttacattaaatgttttataatattattttttaaaatttttaaatatattttttaattttttaatttaaatattattttttaaaattttaaatataattttttaatattataaaacatttaaaatatcttattttaaagatatgacatttcaaatttattatttgttttataatattttaaatgtatattttaaaaattttaatttttttaattttaaatataaatttttaacaaatattttaaatccttttttaacaaataaatcatttttttatttttttcaatcaattcaatttttacttttttaaataaaatattatttttaaaaaaatttaaatggaatttaaaaaaatacgtttgaatatctttaaaaataattaaaaaatatatgttaaaagttgtatttaaaattaaataaatataaatttaaaatattataaaaaaataataaatttgaaacgtcatatctttaaaaataatatattttaaattttttatattattaaaaatatatttaaaaattaaagaataattttaaaaaaataattttaaaaaaatttatttaaaatttttaaaaataatgttataaaacgtttaaaatatacatttcaaaaataaaaaacttaaaaagagaaacaaaaagaaaggatAAAAGACAAAGAATCAGAAGAAGTAAACATgaatgaaaaaaaagtaaaaaatttactTGTTTCAATAGGCAGATAGGCTACTGTCTTAGAATTTGGTGGTGTGCTCCAccaaaaaaaggtaaaattactTAAACcccttatatttttaaaaatcataatatttttttagtatttatacaaATGGCACAATTCTATATAATTctatcaaaaaattaattttttaatatagatTACTGACGTGGCATGTTGGTGGGGCCAAACactttggctccaccaacttttactgtagattttgagttattttcgtattttattaaaaaataggtcatttaaaatttttttgaggttatttttataataaaaaaagccCAATATCTTTaaccaaatatataaaataatattaacatcaCATGTAAACTGTAATGGATTTGAATAAGCATAATAATAGTTTAGTTAGAAAATACTTGAATGACGAATATGcatttttttttacacaataccTAAATTATCTACAGTTcttccccaacccataaatagaaagataatgtgTTTCAACATACTCAAACCCACGTCAtcctacattgacaataatatttatgccaattgaattaaaactcaatcgatatttttatatcaatttaatattaaagaataacattttctataaagaataatattttatattaaattactcACTATATAATAAAAGTTATTGACTTTTctcaaccaaaaaagaaaaactcaaatggATACAGATCATTAAGGAAAACAATGATAGTGTCCAATAAAACAATGGGAAATTTCCTTTCCAAGTTATAATAATAAGAATGCTTTTTtggttttaaacttttttatagtTTACTCTAATTTCATCATCCTCCTTGAATGAAACTACCTATTAGGGtataatttaaaacaatatatttttagTCTAATAAAAATCACTATTTGTATAAAGGAGTTTCTTTTTTAtggaataatttttaatatattatgttagCAAGAAAAATCAAAAACTGACTTCAATCTAAGTGTTTGGACGGTTTATGAAATGTAAAAATTGaaccgaattttattttttatttaatatataattaatatttttatgatatgaaaatagtgaaaattattattttttataaatatttatgaaaaatgttttgatttttttttcaaatagtattcataaattataaaacagagctcattttgtcaaaataagtttaaaaataaattaatatagaaAAATCGAGAACCAAACCGAGTTGAATTAAATTACGATGGTCGAACCAAATCAATATCACCCCTACCATTAGTGTGTAAGTATCATACATCatcattattaaataataataataacacgaCACATCatcattaagttaaaaaaaatgaaagacttataaataaatattcaaatattatttaaaaacaattataattattccatttttaaggtttaagattttaattcaaaatttaagggtaGAGTTTATAGTCAGCTTTGAGTTTCATATTtcgaaatttaaatttatagtttatatttagtAACGATTAagagaattatatatataagattttTATGATTGATTGTCTGTTAGGAGAAAAGAAGAAATAAGGTTTGGGTGAAAATGATGAGTCCCCCACTTTCTTGTTTGTGCTACTTTTGccttttggtttttctttttcatatttagtaaaaaaatttattagagCATGTGTTGATAGGAGATAGTGGTGAACAAAAGTCTTATCTATTTAGATTCACTTATTTGACTCACTTAACTctatatttattgtttattttaaatatgttgtatataattcaaataaatcaatctgatttttaaaatataaaaaaatttattttattaatttcttttatattgaataaaaataaacattcatAATAACTTTGGACTCCTTAGATTTTTTAATattgtgttaaatttttattaggcTAATTTCTTTTGActctaaacaaataaaaatgattgaaataagagaagaaaaatatCGATGGATCgattttactaattaaatttatcaaatattaaatattaaatacatttaaTCCATTATAATTCAAGATTGATGGATTAAGttagttatttataaaaattaaatatttttcttcttAAATTTAGTGGGGTAGGTCTACTTTTACTAAATTGTGTTAGGTTAGGTACGAATCTAGATAGATTCGGCCCACTTATCTtacgatattttttaaaattatatattttaatttcataaatatctttTACATTCCAACTAATGTACTCTTGAAATCCGCTTTTAtcactttaatttttaatcttcAGGTTTTAATTAGACCAACTCATGTTCACGTTATTCCTCTAAACACAGAGATTGGataaaaaatagagaattttaataaaaatacaagaCTTAAATAATAGACTTGAGTAAAAATTAAGGCTTATTTTGTTAAATGGATCAAACCTTGAAAAATATTCTTGAACAAGAAATTAAGtccgtttaaaatatgagttgaatttaggcttgaacattcaaagcccgagctcggtccaatatatttttaagttattaatgttttatgttatttttataaattatgtaatttataacaaataaaaattaaatctataatgatattatatactattatgatgtaaacattaaaaattgcTAAGGTGACTGTATATAAAatcttaataaataaaaatatacaaaattattaattattaaattaaaaacagtataaatatatttttttaaaaatttaaaaaaatgtatgaatCTAAAATAGACTTAAATTAACCATTTACAAATATAGACATAATTAGGCAAAATTTTAAGTTCTTATTTCGAGTCAAACCaaacttaaacaaatataaaatatattaatatcatacataaACTCAACCTCACTTAACCCATTAGCCCCTcacttaatttctttttaaacaaATCtcgaaatattttaataaaaacatgattgaaaaaaaaaataggacattttaaaatcatttgacattagatctaaatattaaaaaaaaaattcaagatttcctCGTATATACAAAAAGTAAAATATTCTATAtccaatgcaaaaaaaaaaaagtatcatATAACGGAATTTAAAAAAGACCGAtctaacaaacaaacaaaaaaaactcATGAAAGGAGTTGAGACATGATTCTATTTTCTAAAGTAAAAGAATATATGAGACTTAAataaactttttaataatttcacaattaaatcaCACAAATTCAGATATAAGATTAGACATATAAATTtcaatcaaaaaatatatttaaagacGGGTTAAAAACTCAAAAAAGTGTCCAAGTTGGTCAAAACTATATATGAATTACGATTCTCCCTAAGAAACAAGTCATGAACATCAGCATTCGATCCGCTGTCGTTTTGTAGAggcatcatcttcttcaactgTTTTCTGCTCCTTAATTTCATTGCTTCCTTCGTATTTGAAGGTCCAACCACAAAATTCAGACTCCGGAAACAAAGATGTTGGCGTTGCTTTATAAAAAGCCAAAGGAACCTGCTTTACCCGACGTCGTATCTGTGCGTGCATATaaagaaatattaattaattgaaagTGCATATCAGACCCTACGTTATCCcgactttatttttaaaatttactatcaAAATATTCCATCAATCTCTCTTAAATCTTCTACCTTCACTTTAAAGATGCTAATCTTGATATCCTTAGTATTTCTCGTCAAAAAAGTAAAAGAgaaattaattttaacttttttttaagttCAGGACTAAATATCCAACTTTGCCAAAATACAAGGACTTATAGCATATTTTGACTTAAATATTCATGAACATGCTATGAAGTATGGAACATAGACTAGAGCCATGAAAGATTTGTTTTTAGGGGGTTGAAATATGCTGCCAGTCCCTAAACTTTGCCAATCAAAAAAAGGAAATTTAGTCCCTGATAAAAATTAAATCCTCCTTTTGGATTTAAAAAGTTCTAgtctaattattaatattgttcaTATTTCCTgtcaaaatttatcaacttaGCTTGTGTATTTTCCATCATTCGTATGGAAAGTTGTACAGGGATTGCCTAATCAACATGCTAAGTTGGCAAATTTTTATAGAATATACAAACAATATTAATGATTGaactagaatttaaaaataaaataaaaaaagtaagagGACTTAGTTTAACTTTTCAAGTATAAGAactaaaactcaaattttatcaaagtacAAGGATtgatggcatattttaaccttttgaaAGCTTGTAGCCTTTCCTAACATATAAGCCCATTCCAAAATTGAACATCTTATAGTTTCGggtcatatatttaaaataacaaatagaaTTCGGTAAGGAATCATGAAAGCTTTATTCTCAAATGTCATACTTAACATTTCCATCTAATTGATAAAGATGATATTTACCTCGTCCCCAAATATTGTTGCATATGAACCAGAACTAAAATCTTTGATGTCCATTTCAGTGGTTTTGGATCGAACCGTCAAATCATTCTCCAATGACAAAACAAACCTGGAAGAACAAGGAAACTGAAAACATTAGGTTTGATATGCATGTAGTGTTTCGAAGGATAAAAACACTGTGTTTTTACCTTGATACAGGTGGGCAGTAATGGTGTCGAAGGGTGTCTATTTCCCAAAGAGAACTTCCTGTTTAAAGAAACATCGACATGTAAAATCCTGTCAAGGAATGTTGACCGCCCAAAACTTATAGATGGCCTATTGGGTGTACAATCACGAATTATAGACAAAAAGGATTAGTTGTACAGTGGAATAGTGCATATTCAAGATTTTTATCATTCAAAAGGCTCCAAATGGTTCGTAGGAAGCTTGGACTTTTTGCATGTTATCAGTGAAACCCAATTCCATTCCAAATTGGAAGGTGGAAAACAACCCAACCTCTGAAGTTAATCAGTAAAGTCGAAATCAAGAAGCAAAACATGTTTATTATTCAAGAAAGAATGCACATTAGTTCTTGGACAGTCAGGCTATAACATTTGTACtaaatattttccattttatcGAGGTAAAATGGAACATTTGTACTACATTCAACACTTGAAGTATGCTAGGGCAGTTGAGGACTATGTTCCTCAAACTTGGGTGTTACTGTCCACTACGGGTATGTATCCAACAAAGGTCTGGTTAGGTTTTTCTAAGCTTTCCAATATATTTGGAGGATCCTTGGAAATCATATCACTATATCCATGTGTAGCACGCGATAATTCAAGAAGCATGAAGAGTCCAACCCACATATGTTAAAGGCAACTAGGTTTAATTTGATGTAAATAAAACATGCTGAAAAGATACTTACTCATGGCATTAGATTTTATAGGATTGCTCTCCTCGCTATTAAAATGATCAATACCAGGTCTTTTCTCAGATCCGGAATCATTTTTATCCTCTTCACTTTCATCACCATCTTCCTACAACgccaaaaaggaaaaaatcatTTCCCTGGGGGAAAGAATTGTACAAGCCAAATTGATAATTTTCGTTGCACTTATGCAAAGGAAGTTcaattaaaaattctttaaataaTAAGAATGCAGTAATACCTTGTGCACCAAACAGTTAATTGATGGATGTCGACGTAAAAGGTTATGAATCAAAGCAATGATAACCAATTCTCCAGAAGGAGGCACACAAATCGACAGTCTGCTTAATTTCTTAGCCAAAGCAGCAGCCAAATACGCAGGAAGAAGTGGCGACTTAAGGCAAGAATCAAGAAGCTGCGAAACAAGGAAGAAAACATATGTAACTAGAAGATAATAATTGCGGCATAACTTTTTAGTCGATAGCGAAATCCTACAATGTTCTAGATTCTAGACAATAAGGGACAGACAACCGTGCTCGGGACCTTGATGCTTCAAACAAGAAACATGTTAAGTGTCTTGTTTTTTTAGCACCAGTAGTAAGTAGTCTATGAAGCACaactgaaataaaaaaaaaaatgggAATTTTGGAGAACGAAAACGATCAACGAGAAGGTTGCGGGATCTATGTTCAAACTTTAGTATCAAGGTCAAAGCACAAGTAGATACACTTGCAGTTTCTCGGAAGTTAAGTATAGTTTCAGCATTTGCATTATTACCAAAGTTGAACTGCAAGACAGATAAGTGAACTTATAAAAGAGAAGAACAATGAGATAGTTTAGCAATTTCGTATTACCTGAAAAAACTTTGCTCTATGTTTTGCCATGAAGATAGAAGGTGATAAAAGCGCATAAAGCTTTTCATAGAAATTTGGGTACTCTAAACCATGTTGTGTCATTAGGATGAAGAGGCTGCTAAGCGCCATGACACTAACAACGCCACCAATATCGTATGATTTTGTTAAGAAATCACTACACATTTTGGTTAATAAATCAGATTACTGTGAGAACATGCCAATAAGAGCTAAAACTGATAGGGTTAGATTACTTACCATAAAATTATAGGATTAGACAAATGAGGGATGACTGCCTGATGAAGAGTGGCAAGAACCTGAGAAAGCACATGTGGGACTCAATAAGAACAAGTATGAGAAAATACATACAGTAATGCCAAGCATACCACCAAAGCTAAGGCCAAGAAGCAAGCACTTAATATCAGTTGAAAACAGTAAAACGGCTTTAGAGTTTACCTCCTTGTATACATTTACAGGGATCGGTAGTCTGAGGAACGAAATCCATGCTTTAGTAAACTTCAGTTTCATCCTCTTGGCAATTGAGGCTGGAGACAACACCTGAATGCATCACATCCCACCCCACAGAAAACACATGAAAAGGGacaatttaatatttcaaaatgttgatgCAGATAAGCAACACAAGGCAGACTATCTACAGATATGCAACTAAATCTAAATGGAAATGATGGAAACATCTGCCTCGGAATAAATAACTGATAACCTACATTATTGGTTTGTTTCTCAGCCTTCCACCCTTTATCTTCCGCCTTTTGAGCCTTAGAGAGCTTTTTTTTATCATGTTCTT carries:
- the LOC107894002 gene encoding protein NUCLEOLAR COMPLEX ASSOCIATED 4, which translates into the protein MASILAKKPKKMKLKELKILGQQLLSSRAHINNLPLLLGFISPSSPPPYVLESLLSLQSFFTTVLADLPPSQSSKKRPRIDDSAKQDPEFIYRTWLRSKFDEFVTLLIEVLISPDTEDALREILLDSFMEFVKLGNGGSFYSSIYHKLLRSIVNSPTPVDFLSELLALKYFKYIDVRYFTFISLEKLAKALDTKDTADDETAGGDGDSGSQSRESMELSIHKIHYIISHIPPLEGNDGKSEYEMWSGSGLPSNEEHDKKKLSKAQKAEDKGWKAEKQTNNVLSPASIAKRMKLKFTKAWISFLRLPIPVNVYKEVLATLHQAVIPHLSNPIILCDFLTKSYDIGGVVSVMALSSLFILMTQHGLEYPNFYEKLYALLSPSIFMAKHRAKFFQLLDSCLKSPLLPAYLAAALAKKLSRLSICVPPSGELVIIALIHNLLRRHPSINCLVHKEDGDESEEDKNDSGSEKRPGIDHFNSEESNPIKSNAMRSSLWEIDTLRHHYCPPVSRFVLSLENDLTVRSKTTEMDIKDFSSGSYATIFGDEIRRRVKQVPLAFYKATPTSLFPESEFCGWTFKYEGSNEIKEQKTVEEDDASTKRQRIEC